A portion of the Hymenobacter gelipurpurascens genome contains these proteins:
- a CDS encoding SusC/RagA family TonB-linked outer membrane protein, which produces MKKLLWSPLALGVLLASPPSYAQTAATRTLTGTVVGSNDQQPLPGVNVLVKGSTQGTQTDSEGRYSLPNVPEGSTLVFSFIGYTSQEYRVGNATTASISLAPDSKSLNEVVVTGYGLKQERTDLNYSAPQVQGSELVESRQTNIVNALQGKVAGVQITSSGGAPGEGAAIVIRGGNSLDANNQPLFVVDGIIMDNNSFVESTAPGGGSGFNGLLGRSTANQNRAGDLNPEDIQSMTVLKGPAAAAIYGLRAANGAVIITTKKGSAGRATINYRTQFSVDEVNRLPKLQDQYKQGANGVFDASTRNSFGPRFQPGEQVYDNLGDFFQTGKSWQHYLTMSGGTDKNTFLFSGSRTDVSGVVPTSLYDKTTLRLAGTAKLTNKLSVTGSAQYLNVGGRTPLQGPGLFASTGGYLVSLLSWPRNDDARNYLNPDGTRRRLLGTGTSANDADNPYFTVNRNPQTTRTNRFIGNIQTTLDLYKWLALSYNIGTDFYVQKDRSIRAVGTSQSGNQDGGVGETSTLNRLLNSNFLVTLKHELNENVNGALTLGNTVEMSRAETTDNLGLIFLNPFPVIPSINNTVNRNTLVTNTERRLIGNFARLNINLLQQVNVELNGRIDQSSTLPRPGENKNFGRSFGYGSVALGWQFTKLLGLDQNPWLNYGKIRGSIAEVGKDTGPYRVDSPLAQATYIGGGFRNGFFGSNRLLVPERTRAYELGIDLQFLKNRLGLEANIYQQDTRDQLIAPRVSQATGFILQYINGGTVTNRGLEVALRGTPVENVGGFTWDVNANFYANRNKATKLPGFLTEVYQSDAFIIDVARGGAFPGKPISSISSLDFQRAPDGQILISPTTGYPLINTSTFVYAGNRAPDYTVQVTNNFRYKDLSLAFLFDFRKGGKVVNGNDWLATRQGLSERTLDRYKQVVFSGVVAQADGSYTPNTRQVEVTQSYYQNILGAVGTPFIEDGSWTRLRYVTLTYNLPSTLFTNSKAVQGVELAVTGRNLLLLTKYSGVDPETAAAGAGVRGGGSSGFDYGSVPGTRGVDMSLRVKF; this is translated from the coding sequence ATGAAAAAACTTCTATGGTCTCCTCTGGCCTTGGGGGTGCTGTTAGCTTCACCGCCGAGCTACGCCCAAACAGCGGCCACCCGTACCCTAACGGGCACGGTGGTTGGCTCCAACGACCAACAGCCCCTGCCCGGCGTGAACGTGCTGGTAAAAGGCTCCACCCAGGGCACCCAAACCGACTCCGAAGGCCGCTACTCCCTGCCGAATGTACCGGAGGGCAGTACGCTGGTGTTTAGCTTCATCGGCTACACCAGCCAGGAGTACCGCGTAGGCAATGCCACCACGGCCAGCATTTCGCTGGCACCCGACTCCAAGAGTCTGAACGAAGTAGTGGTGACGGGCTACGGCCTGAAGCAGGAGCGCACCGACCTCAACTACAGCGCCCCCCAGGTGCAGGGCTCGGAGCTCGTAGAATCCCGCCAGACCAACATCGTGAATGCCTTGCAGGGCAAAGTAGCGGGTGTGCAGATTACCTCTTCCGGTGGCGCGCCCGGCGAAGGCGCAGCCATCGTAATTCGAGGTGGCAACTCCCTGGATGCCAATAATCAGCCGCTGTTTGTGGTGGATGGCATCATCATGGACAACAACTCGTTCGTGGAAAGCACGGCGCCAGGTGGCGGCTCAGGCTTCAACGGATTGCTGGGCCGCTCTACGGCCAACCAGAACCGCGCTGGCGACCTGAACCCCGAAGATATCCAGAGCATGACGGTGCTGAAGGGCCCGGCTGCGGCGGCCATTTATGGCCTACGCGCCGCCAACGGTGCCGTGATTATCACAACCAAAAAAGGCTCGGCTGGTCGTGCTACCATCAACTACCGCACGCAGTTTTCGGTAGATGAAGTAAACCGCCTGCCCAAGCTCCAGGACCAGTACAAGCAGGGCGCCAATGGCGTATTTGATGCTTCCACGCGCAACTCCTTCGGGCCGCGCTTTCAGCCCGGCGAGCAGGTATATGATAACCTGGGCGACTTTTTCCAGACGGGCAAAAGCTGGCAGCACTACCTGACGATGTCGGGCGGCACCGACAAGAACACCTTCCTGTTCTCCGGTTCCCGCACCGATGTTTCGGGCGTAGTACCTACCAGCCTCTACGATAAAACCACCCTGCGCCTAGCCGGCACGGCCAAGCTCACCAATAAGCTCAGCGTAACGGGCTCGGCCCAATACCTGAACGTGGGCGGCCGCACACCACTGCAAGGGCCTGGCTTATTTGCTAGCACCGGTGGCTACCTCGTGAGCCTACTGAGCTGGCCCCGCAACGACGATGCCCGCAACTACCTGAACCCCGACGGTACGCGCCGTCGTCTGTTGGGCACGGGTACCTCGGCCAACGACGCCGACAACCCGTACTTCACGGTCAACCGCAACCCCCAGACTACCCGCACCAACCGCTTTATCGGCAACATCCAGACTACGCTGGATTTGTACAAGTGGCTGGCATTGAGCTACAACATCGGCACCGACTTCTATGTGCAGAAGGACCGCTCCATCCGGGCGGTGGGTACTTCCCAGTCCGGCAACCAGGACGGTGGCGTGGGAGAAACCTCTACGCTGAATCGGCTGCTCAACTCCAACTTCCTCGTCACGCTCAAGCACGAGCTGAATGAGAATGTGAACGGTGCCCTCACGCTGGGCAACACCGTGGAAATGAGCCGGGCGGAAACTACCGACAACCTCGGATTGATTTTCCTGAATCCATTCCCGGTTATCCCGTCCATCAACAACACGGTCAATCGCAATACGCTTGTTACCAATACAGAGCGGCGACTGATTGGCAACTTTGCCCGCCTGAACATCAATTTGCTGCAGCAGGTAAATGTGGAGTTGAACGGCCGTATCGACCAGTCGTCTACGCTGCCTAGGCCAGGTGAGAACAAGAACTTCGGCCGCTCCTTTGGCTACGGCTCCGTGGCACTTGGCTGGCAGTTTACCAAGCTGCTAGGCCTAGACCAGAACCCCTGGCTGAACTACGGCAAAATCCGGGGCTCAATTGCCGAAGTCGGCAAAGACACCGGCCCCTACCGCGTCGATTCGCCGCTGGCGCAGGCCACCTACATCGGCGGTGGTTTCCGCAATGGTTTCTTTGGCTCCAACCGTCTGCTGGTGCCGGAGCGCACCCGCGCCTACGAGTTGGGCATTGACCTGCAGTTCCTGAAGAACCGCCTGGGCCTGGAAGCCAACATCTACCAGCAAGACACCCGCGACCAGCTGATTGCGCCGCGCGTGAGCCAGGCTACCGGCTTCATTCTGCAGTACATCAACGGCGGCACCGTAACCAACCGTGGCCTCGAAGTTGCCCTACGTGGTACCCCGGTGGAAAACGTCGGCGGCTTTACCTGGGATGTTAACGCCAACTTCTACGCCAACCGCAACAAGGCCACCAAGCTGCCCGGCTTCCTGACGGAAGTGTACCAGTCGGACGCCTTTATTATTGATGTAGCCCGGGGCGGCGCCTTCCCCGGCAAGCCAATTTCCTCCATCAGCTCCCTGGATTTCCAGCGCGCTCCTGATGGGCAAATCCTGATTAGCCCTACCACAGGCTATCCGCTCATCAACACCAGCACCTTTGTGTATGCTGGCAACCGCGCCCCCGATTATACGGTGCAGGTGACCAACAACTTCCGCTACAAAGACCTCTCGCTGGCCTTCCTCTTCGATTTCCGCAAGGGTGGCAAAGTGGTGAACGGCAACGACTGGCTGGCTACCCGCCAGGGCCTGAGCGAGCGGACACTGGACCGCTACAAGCAAGTGGTATTCTCGGGCGTAGTGGCCCAGGCCGATGGTTCGTACACGCCCAACACGCGCCAGGTAGAAGTTACGCAGAGCTACTACCAGAACATTCTGGGAGCGGTAGGTACGCCCTTCATTGAAGATGGCTCCTGGACGCGCCTGCGCTACGTGACCCTGACCTATAACCTGCCCTCTACCCTGTTCACGAACTCCAAAGCCGTGCAGGGCGTTGAGCTGGCCGTTACGGGCCGCAACCTACTCTTGCTCACCAAGTACAGCGGCGTCGATCCGGAAACGGCAGCGGCCGGTGCCGGCGTGCGCGGCGGTGGCTCCAGCGGCTTCGACTACGGCAGCGTGCCCGGTACGCGCGGCGTAGACATGAGCCTGCGGGTGAAATTCTAA
- a CDS encoding DUF2059 domain-containing protein, translating into MTKLWILAAALVLAAPAVQAQSTTATSATAAPVSASHRKAAEELLITTGSEKNMSEMTSRMLDAQLEQRPEMKPVEPEMRAFINKYMSWQSIKDDLVQLYAQEFTEKELKELNKFYQTPVGRKTIQKMPMLMQAGMEIGQKRVQEHLPELQKSIADKMQSQQPGSVK; encoded by the coding sequence ATGACAAAACTGTGGATACTGGCAGCGGCGCTTGTGCTGGCTGCCCCGGCCGTACAAGCCCAATCGACTACCGCTACCTCTGCCACGGCGGCGCCGGTTTCTGCCAGCCACCGCAAGGCCGCTGAGGAACTGTTAATCACCACGGGCAGCGAGAAAAACATGTCGGAAATGACGAGCCGGATGCTGGATGCGCAACTGGAACAGCGGCCCGAAATGAAGCCCGTGGAGCCTGAAATGCGGGCCTTTATCAACAAGTATATGAGCTGGCAGTCCATCAAAGATGACCTGGTGCAGCTCTACGCGCAGGAATTCACGGAGAAGGAATTGAAAGAGCTGAACAAGTTCTACCAGACGCCCGTTGGGCGTAAAACCATCCAGAAAATGCCCATGCTGATGCAGGCCGGGATGGAAATCGGGCAGAAGCGCGTGCAGGAGCACCTGCCGGAACTGCAAAAATCCATTGCCGATAAAATGCAGAGCCAGCAGCCTGGTTCGGTGAAATAA
- a CDS encoding SusD/RagB family nutrient-binding outer membrane lipoprotein: MKRYLLFLGLLLGSGATLTSCESFLDSNTDPNNPITSTPNYLLPGIISQAIQTQMFTALTTTYITQYTVRKSPASSTDQFVLSNGNSTNTFNYSYYYSGGNIPTMAAAAEKEGSPQYVGAGKIIQAMLMAHATDMLGDIPYSQAYQGAANYTPVYDPQEQIYQNIQTLCDEGIALMQTPAAQEFRPLYITSPAISGDILFKGDPAKWIKFANGLKARQLNHLSKKSTYSPAQILALVDKSMTSSADDAQLQFQAAVAPLTGTTNIFGTTRNNYATATFSSNIIKYLNGNAAGAAYPGIVDPRFTIMATATSTGADPGVGGAATSNIVNGFTDFYSSWYARDLGYFEVLSYHEVKFIEAEAAFKSGNLTRALDAYKKGIRAHITKIGAGGSNGNPAVTFPVLTTAQIDAYMNSAAVAQTTAELSLKRIMEQKYIAMFLNPESWSDMRRYDFSPEIYVNLQYPANANSVLALKPDYKDRWPRRMLPGATEVLYNPQAISNLFAEAGAANNDDYITKPLWWDRP, from the coding sequence ATGAAACGATATCTGCTTTTTCTAGGCCTACTCCTTGGGAGTGGGGCCACGCTCACATCCTGTGAGAGCTTCCTGGATTCCAACACGGACCCCAACAACCCCATTACCTCCACCCCGAACTATCTGCTGCCCGGTATCATCTCCCAGGCCATCCAGACGCAGATGTTCACCGCGCTCACCACTACGTACATCACGCAGTACACGGTGCGCAAATCTCCGGCTAGCAGCACCGACCAGTTTGTGCTCAGCAACGGCAACAGCACCAATACCTTCAACTACAGCTACTACTACTCCGGCGGCAACATCCCGACGATGGCCGCTGCTGCCGAGAAAGAAGGCTCTCCGCAGTATGTAGGAGCCGGCAAGATCATTCAGGCTATGCTGATGGCGCACGCCACCGACATGCTCGGTGATATTCCGTATTCGCAGGCCTACCAGGGCGCCGCGAACTACACACCCGTGTATGACCCGCAGGAGCAGATTTACCAGAACATCCAGACGCTCTGCGACGAAGGCATTGCCCTCATGCAGACGCCTGCGGCCCAGGAGTTTCGCCCGCTGTACATCACGTCGCCTGCCATTTCGGGGGATATTCTGTTCAAAGGCGACCCAGCCAAGTGGATTAAATTTGCCAATGGTCTGAAGGCGCGCCAGCTCAACCACCTGAGCAAGAAAAGCACCTACAGCCCAGCCCAGATTCTAGCTCTCGTGGACAAGAGCATGACCAGCTCCGCTGACGACGCACAGCTGCAGTTTCAGGCGGCGGTGGCCCCGCTCACGGGTACTACCAACATCTTCGGCACCACGCGGAACAACTATGCCACGGCTACTTTTTCCAGCAACATCATCAAGTATCTGAACGGTAATGCCGCCGGCGCGGCCTACCCAGGTATCGTGGATCCGCGCTTCACCATTATGGCTACGGCTACCAGCACGGGCGCCGACCCAGGCGTGGGCGGAGCAGCTACCAGCAACATCGTGAACGGCTTCACCGACTTCTACAGCTCCTGGTACGCCCGTGATTTGGGCTACTTTGAGGTGTTGAGCTACCACGAAGTGAAGTTCATTGAAGCAGAGGCTGCTTTCAAATCGGGTAACCTGACCCGTGCTCTGGATGCCTACAAAAAAGGTATCCGGGCACACATCACCAAGATTGGTGCAGGTGGCTCGAATGGCAACCCCGCCGTCACCTTCCCGGTGCTGACGACTGCCCAGATTGATGCCTACATGAACAGCGCCGCCGTGGCCCAGACCACTGCCGAGCTGAGCCTAAAGCGCATTATGGAGCAGAAGTACATTGCCATGTTCCTGAATCCGGAGTCGTGGTCGGATATGCGCCGCTATGATTTCAGCCCCGAAATTTATGTGAACCTGCAGTACCCCGCCAACGCCAACTCGGTGCTGGCGCTCAAGCCCGATTACAAGGACCGCTGGCCCCGCCGCATGCTGCCGGGCGCTACCGAAGTGCTCTACAACCCGCAGGCTATCAGCAATCTCTTCGCTGAAGCCGGCGCCGCCAACAACGACGACTACATTACAAAGCCGCTGTGGTGGGACCGGCCCTAG
- a CDS encoding acyltransferase family protein, which produces MQTTTQAAVHTTGAQPLAEASQPGRLVSLDVFRGITVMAMILVNNPGDWGHIYAPLEHAHWHGCTPTDLIFPFFLFIVGVSLVYALDSARQQPETHGRTMLRILKRAAILYGLGLFSGLFPSFDFSTVRIPGVLARIALVFLICGIVFLKTTWRQQLGLLVTILVLYNILLQVVPVPGYGPANLEAGTNLGAWLDRTVLGEAHLWKQSRTWDPEGLLGTLPAVGTGLLGMLTARWLRRRDVEPATKVAWLFVGGGAAVVLGLIWNGWFPINKSLWTSSYVLYAGGLGVAVLAALYWLCDVQGYRGWIKAPLVFGVNAITVFFLSGLVPRLLNMIKVDGPNGPTGLRVWLYDTFFVPYFSPVNASLAGAIVCVLIWLGVLWVMYKKQIIIKV; this is translated from the coding sequence ATGCAGACCACTACTCAGGCCGCCGTACACACCACCGGCGCCCAGCCCCTGGCCGAGGCCTCCCAGCCCGGCCGCCTCGTCAGCCTCGATGTATTTCGGGGTATCACCGTCATGGCCATGATCTTGGTGAATAACCCCGGCGACTGGGGCCATATCTATGCGCCGCTGGAGCATGCCCACTGGCATGGCTGCACCCCCACCGACCTCATCTTTCCCTTCTTCCTGTTCATCGTGGGCGTGAGCCTGGTGTATGCCCTGGATAGTGCCCGGCAGCAACCCGAAACCCACGGCCGCACCATGCTGCGCATCCTGAAGCGGGCCGCTATTCTGTATGGCCTAGGCCTATTTTCGGGTCTGTTTCCGTCGTTTGATTTTAGCACGGTGCGCATTCCGGGCGTGCTGGCCCGCATTGCGTTGGTGTTTCTCATCTGTGGCATCGTGTTCCTGAAAACTACTTGGCGGCAGCAGCTAGGCCTGTTGGTTACCATATTGGTGCTCTATAATATCCTGTTGCAAGTGGTGCCGGTGCCCGGCTACGGCCCCGCCAACCTGGAGGCCGGCACCAACCTCGGCGCCTGGCTCGACCGCACGGTGCTGGGCGAGGCACACCTCTGGAAACAAAGCCGCACCTGGGACCCCGAAGGCTTGCTGGGTACGCTGCCCGCCGTGGGCACTGGCCTACTGGGTATGCTCACGGCCCGCTGGCTGCGCCGCCGCGATGTGGAGCCGGCTACCAAAGTAGCGTGGCTGTTTGTGGGCGGTGGCGCCGCTGTGGTGCTGGGCCTGATCTGGAATGGTTGGTTCCCCATCAACAAAAGCCTCTGGACCAGCTCCTACGTGCTGTATGCGGGTGGACTGGGAGTGGCGGTGCTGGCCGCGCTCTACTGGCTCTGCGACGTGCAAGGCTACCGCGGCTGGATTAAGGCGCCGCTGGTTTTCGGTGTCAATGCCATTACCGTGTTTTTCCTCTCGGGCCTGGTGCCGCGCCTGCTGAACATGATAAAAGTGGATGGCCCCAACGGCCCTACTGGCCTACGCGTGTGGCTATATGATACGTTTTTTGTGCCCTACTTCAGCCCCGTGAATGCCTCGCTGGCGGGCGCCATTGTGTGCGTGCTCATCTGGCTGGGGGTGTTGTGGGTGATGTACAAAAAGCAGATCATTATTAAGGTGTGA